In a genomic window of bacterium:
- a CDS encoding amidohydrolase family protein has product MGTIVRAKSVLSDSRTLLRGKSVRVSRGRISEIGDFNALVSRNSGDRVLDFPNAAVLPGFINSHCHLELDWCKGRIGYNGNFIDWLQSIRDIKFGPNPPVPDPFPSIREMFSTGTTTLVDHYTMDVPIARVRATGLRYFPMREMFEFNNHEPDIKKLAAHTAYSFAVHAPYTASKEIALACKSLADSWRRPISTHLSEMRAEIEFIRTGNEDIERLLKKGDAHDPHWQGAGMTPVEYYYRLGMLGRRTYGIHLNYWEENDLYYLAKSGLTPVYCPKSHRYFRHPKHPVETYMRAGLCVALGTDSYASNDRLSVLHEARLVLETFPDMPLAALFDMITINGLRPLGLHHDLGRVRLGCIGDLTVWPGVAGESADEVIREIVTGHETCAATMVAGRVVHTD; this is encoded by the coding sequence ATGGGAACCATCGTTCGGGCCAAGTCTGTGCTTTCCGACAGCCGCACGCTCCTGCGCGGCAAGTCCGTGCGCGTGAGCAGGGGCAGGATTTCCGAAATCGGCGATTTCAACGCGCTCGTTTCCCGCAATTCCGGCGACCGCGTGCTGGATTTTCCGAACGCGGCGGTGCTTCCCGGCTTCATCAACTCGCACTGTCATCTTGAACTGGACTGGTGCAAGGGCAGGATCGGCTACAACGGCAATTTCATCGACTGGCTTCAGTCCATCCGCGATATCAAATTCGGCCCCAATCCTCCCGTTCCCGACCCGTTTCCATCCATACGCGAGATGTTTTCTACAGGCACTACCACGCTCGTGGATCATTACACGATGGACGTGCCGATCGCGCGCGTCCGCGCCACCGGCCTTCGTTATTTCCCGATGCGGGAAATGTTCGAGTTCAACAACCACGAGCCGGACATAAAAAAGCTCGCCGCGCACACCGCGTACAGCTTCGCGGTGCACGCGCCCTACACCGCGTCCAAGGAAATCGCGCTAGCATGCAAAAGCCTCGCGGATTCCTGGCGGCGGCCGATATCGACGCACCTGTCGGAGATGCGCGCCGAAATAGAGTTTATCCGCACCGGCAACGAGGACATCGAGCGCCTGCTCAAAAAAGGCGACGCGCACGATCCCCACTGGCAGGGCGCGGGGATGACGCCGGTCGAATATTACTACCGGCTCGGAATGCTGGGTCGGCGCACCTACGGGATTCATTTGAATTACTGGGAAGAAAACGACCTTTACTACCTTGCGAAAAGCGGGCTGACTCCGGTCTACTGCCCCAAGAGCCACCGCTACTTCCGGCATCCGAAGCATCCCGTCGAGACGTATATGCGCGCGGGATTGTGCGTCGCGCTCGGCACCGACTCGTACGCGTCGAACGACAGGCTTTCGGTGCTGCACGAGGCTCGGCTGGTGCTTGAAACGTTCCCGGATATGCCGCTGGCCGCGTTGTTCGACATGATTACGATCAACGGCCTGCGTCCGCTCGGGCTGCACCACGACCTCGGCCGCGTGCGCCTCGGATGCATCGGCGACCTGACAGTCTGGCCCGGCGTCGCGGGCGAAAGCGCGGACGAAGTGATCCGCGAGATCGTGACGGGCCACGAAACCTGCGCCGCGACGATGGTAGCGGGGCGGGTTGTGCATACGGACTAG
- a CDS encoding Holliday junction branch migration protein RuvA yields the protein MISHLDGVVISVDRAGRLELEVGPVCFELAAAPGCDAHFSAGDSVRVYTHLAITAEKLAFYGFATAEERDLFRLLLTASGVGPKIALSLVSLSAPAVARAIATGESRLLTAAPGVGAKLAEKIIVELRDKIGELAALTEPPRKGREQAPSAEAADGAFKTAVAALLQLGFPNRAALKAVSEAEDEVGAGADAAELIKAALRRVRA from the coding sequence ATGATTTCGCATCTGGACGGAGTCGTGATTTCCGTTGACCGCGCCGGCCGTTTGGAGCTGGAAGTCGGCCCGGTTTGTTTCGAGCTTGCGGCCGCGCCGGGATGCGACGCGCATTTTTCGGCGGGGGACAGCGTGCGCGTATACACGCACCTTGCGATTACGGCGGAAAAACTCGCGTTTTACGGATTCGCGACCGCGGAGGAACGCGACCTTTTCAGGCTGCTCCTGACCGCGAGCGGCGTAGGGCCTAAGATCGCGCTTTCACTCGTTTCGCTTTCCGCGCCCGCGGTCGCGCGCGCGATCGCGACCGGCGAATCGCGGCTTCTCACCGCGGCGCCCGGCGTCGGGGCGAAACTCGCGGAAAAAATAATCGTCGAACTGCGCGACAAAATCGGCGAGCTCGCCGCGCTCACCGAGCCGCCGCGCAAGGGCAGGGAGCAGGCCCCGTCCGCAGAGGCGGCCGACGGCGCTTTTAAAACCGCGGTCGCCGCGCTTTTGCAGCTCGGATTCCCCAACCGCGCGGCGCTGAAAGCCGTATCCGAAGCGGAGGACGAAGTCGGCGCGGGCGCGGATGCGGCGGAGCTGATCAAGGCCGCGCTGCGGCGCGTGCGCGCCTGA
- the ruvC gene encoding crossover junction endodeoxyribonuclease RuvC translates to MRVLGIDPGYHRMGLAVVDYAGSTVSLAYSALEETNPECDFAERLALIHECVRQAIVDYFPEAVAVEEIYFSRNVKTAIGVAQARGVILLAAAQAGLPVFEYKPVAVKQAITSNGQADKSQVAFMVARLTGLDVKKLADDEIDAVAVALCHAFKRRERVTA, encoded by the coding sequence GTGCGCGTCCTCGGCATCGACCCTGGTTATCACAGGATGGGGCTTGCCGTAGTGGACTACGCGGGAAGCACGGTGTCGCTTGCGTACAGCGCGCTTGAAGAAACAAATCCTGAATGCGATTTCGCCGAGCGGCTGGCCTTGATACATGAATGCGTCCGCCAGGCAATAGTTGATTATTTCCCGGAAGCGGTCGCGGTCGAGGAAATTTATTTCTCAAGAAACGTTAAAACCGCAATCGGCGTCGCGCAGGCGCGCGGCGTGATTTTGCTCGCGGCCGCGCAGGCCGGACTTCCGGTGTTCGAATACAAGCCCGTCGCGGTCAAGCAGGCGATAACGTCCAACGGCCAGGCGGACAAGTCGCAGGTCGCGTTCATGGTCGCGCGTCTTACAGGTCTCGACGTGAAAAAATTGGCAGACGACGAAATAGACGCGGTCGCGGTCGCGCTGTGCCACGCGTTCAAGCGCCGCGAAAGGGTGACGGCATGA
- a CDS encoding YebC/PmpR family DNA-binding transcriptional regulator, translating to MSGHNKWSSIKHRKGAQDAKRGALFSKIIRDIVVAVREGGANEENNAALKTMLEKARAANMPKDTVERAIARGSGGAGGTKYETIIFEGYGPGGVAVIVEALTDNRNRAVSDIRHAFSKSGGNLGETGCVSWMFERKGRFEIPAEGFDEDSIMELVLESPADDYSLEGDVYVVTSKPECFGAARQFFESKEIELNAADLVLVPKSTVPISDEKTASQLLRLMDSLEDLDDVQSVSANWEMDDEILEKAAG from the coding sequence ATGAGCGGTCACAACAAATGGTCAAGCATCAAACATCGCAAGGGCGCGCAGGACGCAAAACGCGGTGCGCTCTTCAGCAAAATCATCCGCGACATCGTCGTGGCGGTGCGTGAAGGCGGCGCGAACGAGGAGAACAACGCCGCGCTCAAGACGATGCTGGAAAAGGCGCGCGCCGCCAATATGCCCAAGGATACGGTCGAGCGCGCGATTGCCCGCGGCTCCGGCGGCGCGGGCGGCACGAAGTACGAAACGATTATTTTCGAAGGGTACGGCCCGGGAGGCGTCGCGGTGATCGTCGAGGCGCTTACGGATAACCGCAATCGCGCGGTATCCGATATTCGTCACGCGTTTTCAAAGTCGGGAGGAAACCTGGGAGAAACGGGATGCGTTTCCTGGATGTTCGAGCGCAAGGGGCGATTCGAAATACCGGCCGAAGGTTTCGACGAAGACTCGATTATGGAACTAGTTCTCGAATCCCCCGCCGACGACTATTCTCTGGAAGGCGATGTTTACGTCGTAACCAGCAAGCCGGAGTGCTTCGGCGCTGCGCGCCAGTTTTTCGAAAGCAAGGAAATCGAGTTGAACGCCGCCGATCTCGTACTTGTGCCCAAAAGTACGGTTCCCATCAGCGACGAGAAAACGGCGTCGCAGTTGCTCAGGCTGATGGATTCGCTCGAAGACCTGGACGATGTTCAAAGCGTTTCGGCCAACTGGGAGATGGACGACGAAATCTTGGAGAAGGCGGCCGGATAG
- the rny gene encoding ribonuclease Y has protein sequence MPGVLIGALSLLGFIIGAAIGHFLTCPVLNRRRAEKILGEATEKAKMELERASAEAKKRIADGKEEAQRIVQQAQREAKDLEREIKNKEKSLYRQEERLQKNLDRLERKLQQADKTLEDAEAKDREAEARRSEVEGLLEKIAGMSKDEAQSIVLAKAREQSEYEIAKMTRELEEEARQNAAARARQLIVEAMQRTTVDHYSEAIISTITLKNDEMKGRIIGREGRNIRSIEAATGVDVIIDDTPGVVVLSCFDPVRREIARLSLERLVTDGRIHPAKVEEIVEKVQQEVEEIVWQAGQEACFQTGISGVHPEIIKLLGKLKFRTSYGQNVLKHSVEVAHLSGLIAAELGIKPKYAKRGGLLHDIGKAIVAEQEGSHPAAGMEFARKYNENPIVCNVIGAHHGDIEMTLEAAIVQVADALSASRPGARGEALQSYIQRLTKLEEVASKFTGVDKAFAIQAGRELRVLVKPDVVDDVLAWDLCRKISRQIEQELEYPGMIKVTLIREVREVEYAR, from the coding sequence ATGCCAGGTGTACTGATAGGCGCCTTGAGCCTTTTGGGGTTCATAATAGGCGCGGCGATCGGGCACTTCCTGACTTGTCCCGTCCTAAACCGCCGAAGAGCGGAAAAGATTCTTGGAGAAGCTACCGAGAAAGCGAAGATGGAGCTCGAAAGGGCATCCGCAGAAGCCAAGAAACGCATAGCGGACGGGAAGGAAGAAGCCCAGAGGATAGTTCAGCAGGCGCAACGGGAAGCCAAAGACCTGGAGCGCGAAATAAAGAACAAGGAAAAGTCGCTCTACCGCCAGGAAGAACGACTTCAGAAAAATTTGGATCGGCTGGAGCGCAAGCTTCAGCAGGCCGACAAGACGCTTGAGGATGCCGAAGCGAAGGATCGCGAAGCGGAAGCGCGGCGGTCCGAAGTCGAAGGCCTTTTGGAAAAAATCGCGGGAATGAGCAAGGACGAAGCCCAGAGCATCGTTCTCGCCAAGGCGCGCGAGCAGTCGGAATACGAAATCGCCAAGATGACGCGCGAACTCGAGGAGGAGGCGCGGCAGAACGCGGCGGCGCGCGCGCGCCAGCTTATCGTCGAAGCCATGCAGCGTACGACGGTAGACCATTACAGCGAAGCGATCATTTCCACTATCACGCTCAAGAACGACGAAATGAAAGGCAGGATAATCGGGCGCGAGGGCAGGAACATCCGCTCTATCGAGGCCGCGACCGGAGTGGACGTGATTATCGATGATACTCCGGGCGTTGTCGTGCTTTCCTGTTTCGATCCCGTGAGGCGCGAAATCGCGCGCCTATCCTTGGAGCGTCTCGTTACCGACGGCCGAATCCACCCGGCCAAAGTGGAAGAAATCGTTGAAAAAGTGCAGCAAGAGGTGGAGGAGATAGTTTGGCAGGCCGGTCAGGAAGCGTGCTTTCAGACTGGAATCAGCGGCGTCCATCCGGAAATAATCAAGCTTCTCGGAAAGCTCAAATTCCGCACCAGTTACGGCCAAAACGTGTTAAAACACTCGGTGGAAGTCGCGCACCTATCCGGGCTGATCGCTGCCGAGCTTGGTATCAAGCCGAAATACGCGAAGCGCGGCGGTTTGTTGCACGATATCGGCAAGGCGATAGTCGCGGAGCAGGAAGGAAGCCACCCGGCCGCGGGCATGGAATTTGCACGCAAATACAATGAAAATCCGATCGTGTGCAACGTGATAGGCGCGCATCATGGCGACATCGAGATGACGCTGGAGGCGGCGATCGTTCAGGTTGCCGACGCATTGTCCGCGTCGCGGCCCGGCGCGCGCGGCGAGGCGCTGCAAAGTTATATTCAGCGCCTGACCAAGCTGGAGGAGGTTGCGAGCAAGTTCACGGGCGTGGACAAAGCGTTCGCGATCCAGGCGGGACGGGAGCTTCGGGTGCTTGTCAAGCCCGATGTGGTGGACGACGTGCTTGCCTGGGATCTCTGCCGCAAGATATCGCGGCAAATCGAGCAGGAGCTCGAATACCCCGGGATGATCAAGGTGACGCTGATCCGCGAGGTGCGCGAGGTGGAATACGCGCGCTAG
- the recA gene encoding recombinase RecA — protein sequence MSSKADKDKALEAAKAQIERQFGKGSIMQLGEKPIVRTAVISTGSLALDLALGVGGLPRGRIVEIYGPEAGGKTTLALHCIAEAQKLGGRAAIIDAEHAVDPEYAARLGVNIDELLISQPDTGEQALEICEMLVRSGAIDVIAVDSVAALVPKAEIEGEMGDAHMGLQARLMSQALRKLTAIVHKSNTILIFINQVREKIGIVFGNPETTPGGRALKFYSSVRIEVRRVDSVKVGNEVIGNIVEGKIAKNKVAPPFKRARFDIIFGQGISRTGDLLDLAVEMGVVTKSGSWYNYGDEKLGQGRENAKQVLADDPKLFAEIRGKILEKAGIEIVTEAGATEAEA from the coding sequence AGCCCAGATCGAGCGGCAGTTCGGAAAAGGTTCGATAATGCAGCTCGGCGAAAAGCCGATCGTGCGGACCGCGGTCATTTCCACGGGCAGCCTTGCGCTGGATCTCGCTCTTGGAGTGGGCGGATTGCCGCGCGGAAGAATCGTGGAGATTTACGGGCCGGAGGCGGGAGGCAAAACCACGCTTGCGCTTCATTGCATCGCGGAGGCGCAAAAGCTGGGCGGCCGCGCCGCGATTATCGACGCGGAGCACGCTGTCGATCCCGAATACGCGGCAAGGCTGGGCGTGAACATTGACGAGCTGCTGATTTCACAGCCGGATACCGGAGAGCAGGCGCTCGAGATTTGCGAGATGCTGGTGCGAAGCGGCGCGATAGACGTTATCGCAGTGGACAGCGTCGCCGCTCTCGTCCCGAAGGCGGAAATCGAGGGCGAGATGGGAGACGCGCACATGGGGCTCCAGGCGCGCCTGATGAGCCAGGCGCTTCGCAAGTTGACCGCGATCGTCCATAAGTCCAACACGATTCTGATTTTCATCAATCAGGTACGTGAGAAAATAGGAATCGTCTTCGGCAATCCCGAGACCACGCCCGGCGGGCGCGCTCTTAAATTCTACTCTTCCGTGCGGATCGAAGTGCGGCGGGTGGACAGCGTAAAGGTCGGCAACGAGGTTATAGGCAATATCGTCGAAGGCAAGATCGCAAAAAACAAGGTCGCGCCGCCGTTCAAGCGCGCGCGGTTCGACATTATTTTCGGTCAGGGGATTTCGCGTACCGGGGATTTGCTGGATTTGGCCGTGGAAATGGGTGTCGTTACGAAGAGCGGCTCCTGGTACAACTACGGCGACGAGAAGCTCGGCCAAGGAAGGGAAAACGCGAAGCAGGTGCTTGCGGACGATCCCAAGCTCTTCGCCGAAATCCGCGGCAAAATCCTGGAAAAGGCCGGCATCGAGATCGTCACCGAAGCCGGCGCGACCGAGGCGGAAGCCTGA